From a region of the Pseudoxanthomonas sp. X-1 genome:
- a CDS encoding TIGR03862 family flavoprotein — protein MSDALSPAPTLAVIGGGPAGLMAAQTARAAGLAVDVYEAKGSVGRKFLIAGKGGMNLTHSEPRPRFDARYFERAAQVGTWLDDFDAEALRAWARGLGVETFVGSSGRVFPSDLKAAPLLRAWVRRLKDQGVRFHVQHRWTGWEAGGALRFETPDGPLRLTPDATVLALGGASWPQLGSDGAWQPWLAARGVEVVPLKAANCGFDIAFSAHMRQHAGAPLKPVIAHWRDAQGAAHALQGECVLTETGIEGSLIYAIAPALREAIARDGQATLQLDLAPGRDLPRLVAELSRPRKGRSVGEHLRRATGIDGAKAALVFETVDATARQDAAALAQAIHRLPLTLLRPRPVAEAISSAGGVRLEALDAGAMLQALPGTFCAGEMLDWEAPTGGYLLTACFASGHRAGVGAAAWAKGRRIGG, from the coding sequence ATGTCCGATGCTCTCTCCCCTGCCCCCACCCTGGCCGTGATCGGTGGCGGCCCGGCCGGCCTGATGGCGGCGCAGACCGCGCGCGCGGCGGGCCTTGCGGTGGATGTCTACGAGGCCAAGGGCTCGGTCGGGCGCAAGTTCCTGATCGCCGGCAAGGGCGGGATGAACCTCACCCACTCCGAGCCGCGCCCGCGGTTCGATGCCCGCTATTTCGAACGCGCCGCGCAGGTCGGCACCTGGCTGGACGACTTCGATGCCGAGGCGCTGCGCGCCTGGGCGCGCGGGCTGGGCGTGGAGACCTTCGTCGGCAGTTCGGGGCGTGTCTTCCCCAGCGACCTGAAGGCGGCGCCGCTGCTGCGCGCCTGGGTGCGCCGGCTCAAGGACCAGGGCGTGCGCTTCCACGTCCAGCATCGCTGGACCGGCTGGGAGGCCGGCGGCGCACTGCGTTTCGAGACGCCCGATGGCCCGCTGCGCCTGACGCCCGATGCCACGGTGCTGGCGCTGGGCGGGGCGAGCTGGCCGCAGCTGGGGTCGGACGGCGCCTGGCAGCCGTGGCTGGCCGCGCGCGGCGTGGAGGTCGTGCCGCTCAAGGCCGCCAACTGCGGCTTCGACATCGCCTTCAGCGCGCACATGCGCCAGCACGCCGGCGCGCCGCTCAAACCGGTGATCGCGCACTGGCGCGATGCGCAGGGTGCGGCGCATGCGCTGCAGGGCGAATGCGTGCTCACCGAGACCGGCATCGAGGGCAGCCTGATCTATGCCATCGCCCCCGCGCTGCGCGAGGCGATCGCGCGCGACGGACAGGCCACGCTGCAGCTGGATCTGGCCCCGGGCCGCGACCTGCCGCGGCTGGTCGCCGAACTGTCGCGGCCACGCAAGGGCCGCTCGGTCGGCGAGCATCTGCGCCGCGCCACCGGCATCGACGGCGCCAAGGCCGCGCTGGTGTTCGAAACGGTCGATGCCACCGCCCGCCAAGACGCCGCCGCACTGGCGCAGGCGATCCACCGCCTGCCGCTGACGCTGCTGCGTCCACGGCCGGTGGCCGAAGCGATCAGCAGCGCCGGTGGCGTGCGCCTGGAAGCGCTGGATGCCGGCGCGATGCTGCAGGCGCTGCCCGGCACATTCTGCGCCGGCGAGATGCTGGACTGGGAGGCCCCGACCGGTGGCTATCTGCTCACCGCGTGTTTCGCCTCGGGCCACCGCGCCGGCGTGGGCGCGGCAGCCTGGGCGAAAGGTCGTCGCATCGGGGGCTGA
- a CDS encoding serine hydrolase yields MPTLAGALLTAGLLGAASSGQALSVEPPPPQLVDFDAYVDKTRETFDVPGIAVAIVKDGQVVLERGYGLRELGKPERVDAKTLFAIASNTKAFTSASIAMLADEGKLSLDDRVIDHLPWFRMSDPMVTHELRIRDLLAHRSGLSLGAGDLLYWPTTTYSNREVAQRLKDVPIKGGFRYQYAYDNILFGVAQLVIEQASGMPYKQFLQQRFFKPLGMDDTVYNSDDLKPGDDVATGHSKEDFTRLVPAPRMTWSNVGGAGGIYSSVHDLSKWAIAQLNGGVISGEGENAKRLFSARRQADMWTMLTPIPVSEPSVPELAAVKPNYFGYGEGWMLSDYRGRKLVWHTGGWPGMVSRITLVPQEKLGVIVLTNQEVGAAFNAVTMRALDAYLDAPKTDWNSAYAKAVAKSHGDADESWAKHQAARDASSRPSLPLARYAQTYRDAWYGDIVIAQEQGKLVIRFSKTPQLVGELSHWQHDTFVVRWRERWLNADAFLTFQLDADGQITSASMAPISPLTDFSFDFQDLELKPVKAKTAQ; encoded by the coding sequence ATGCCGACCCTTGCCGGGGCGCTGTTGACTGCGGGCCTGCTGGGCGCCGCCTCTTCCGGGCAGGCGCTGTCCGTCGAGCCGCCGCCGCCGCAGCTGGTGGACTTCGACGCCTATGTCGACAAGACGCGCGAGACCTTCGATGTGCCCGGCATCGCGGTGGCCATCGTCAAGGACGGACAGGTGGTGCTCGAGCGCGGCTACGGCCTGCGCGAGTTGGGCAAGCCGGAGAGGGTCGACGCCAAAACCCTGTTCGCGATCGCATCCAACACCAAGGCCTTCACCTCCGCCTCCATCGCCATGCTCGCCGACGAGGGCAAGCTGAGCCTGGACGATCGCGTCATCGACCACCTGCCCTGGTTCCGCATGTCCGATCCCATGGTCACCCATGAACTGCGCATCCGCGACCTGCTCGCCCATCGCAGCGGCCTGTCGCTGGGCGCCGGCGACCTGCTGTACTGGCCGACCACGACGTACTCCAACCGGGAGGTCGCGCAGCGGCTCAAGGACGTGCCGATCAAGGGCGGCTTCCGCTACCAGTACGCCTACGACAACATCCTGTTCGGCGTGGCCCAGCTGGTGATCGAGCAGGCCTCGGGCATGCCGTACAAGCAGTTCCTGCAGCAGCGCTTCTTCAAGCCGCTGGGCATGGACGACACGGTCTACAACAGCGACGACCTCAAGCCCGGCGACGATGTGGCCACCGGGCATTCCAAGGAGGACTTCACCCGGCTGGTGCCGGCGCCGCGCATGACCTGGTCCAACGTCGGCGGCGCCGGCGGGATCTATTCCAGCGTGCACGACCTGTCCAAGTGGGCGATCGCCCAGCTCAACGGCGGGGTGATCTCGGGAGAGGGCGAAAACGCAAAGCGCCTGTTCAGCGCCAGGCGCCAGGCCGACATGTGGACCATGCTCACGCCCATCCCGGTGTCCGAGCCCTCGGTGCCGGAGCTCGCCGCGGTCAAGCCCAACTACTTCGGCTATGGCGAGGGCTGGATGCTCTCGGACTATCGCGGCCGCAAGCTGGTCTGGCACACCGGCGGCTGGCCCGGCATGGTCTCGCGCATCACGCTGGTGCCGCAGGAGAAGCTGGGCGTGATCGTGCTGACCAACCAGGAGGTCGGCGCCGCCTTCAACGCGGTCACGATGCGCGCGCTGGACGCCTACCTGGACGCGCCGAAGACCGACTGGAACTCGGCCTACGCCAAGGCCGTGGCCAAGTCGCACGGCGATGCCGACGAAAGCTGGGCCAAGCACCAGGCCGCGCGCGACGCCAGCTCCAGGCCCTCGCTGCCGCTGGCCCGCTACGCGCAGACCTATCGCGATGCCTGGTATGGCGACATCGTGATCGCGCAGGAGCAGGGCAAGCTGGTGATCCGCTTCAGCAAGACGCCGCAGCTGGTCGGCGAGCTCAGCCACTGGCAGCACGACACCTTCGTGGTGCGCTGGCGCGAGCGCTGGCTCAACGCCGATGCCTTCCTCACCTTCCAGCTGGATGCCGACGGCCAGATCACCAGTGCGAGCATGGCGCCGATCTCGCCGCTGACCGACTTCAGCTTCGACTTCCAGGACCTGGAACTGAAGCCGGTGAAGGCGAAGACGGCGCAGTGA
- a CDS encoding FKBP-type peptidyl-prolyl cis-trans isomerase, translating to MRRWIPLALTLALAACTPPRPPVELHGSVATLQVHEVVVGQGAQAKPGDNVSVHYTGWIYDDTKPDKHGPKFDSSIDRGTPFTFPLGGGQVIKGWDQGVAGMKVGGKRTLMIPAALGYGDEGAGGVIPPGASLVFDVELLDVKAP from the coding sequence ATGCGCCGCTGGATCCCCTTGGCCCTGACCCTGGCGCTGGCCGCCTGCACGCCGCCGCGCCCGCCGGTCGAACTGCACGGCAGCGTCGCCACGCTGCAGGTGCATGAGGTCGTCGTCGGCCAGGGCGCGCAGGCCAAGCCGGGCGACAACGTCAGCGTGCATTACACCGGCTGGATCTACGACGACACCAAGCCGGACAAGCATGGGCCGAAGTTCGACAGTTCCATCGACCGCGGCACGCCCTTCACCTTCCCGCTCGGCGGCGGCCAGGTCATCAAGGGCTGGGACCAGGGCGTGGCCGGGATGAAGGTCGGCGGCAAGCGCACGCTGATGATCCCGGCCGCGCTGGGCTACGGCGACGAAGGCGCCGGCGGGGTGATCCCGCCGGGTGCTTCGCTGGTGTTCGATGTGGAGCTGCTGGACGTCAAGGCGCCGTAG